One Diabrotica virgifera virgifera chromosome 3, PGI_DIABVI_V3a genomic window carries:
- the LOC126882660 gene encoding uncharacterized protein LOC126882660 — MSRRLQVNRLSQDELNYELLIRGIAVGTVEQMRHALASAIRLEGSGDSVKYPDYPFTPEEDIKAVRGKLAELETFVNAFEGTKTSNDFIKYMVKLNHVLNRIDNIPDIEEDRPQLVASAYALMGSLTEKAEHMQAKSTVPVQLSCFSPDQTQNFATEITQASSPVAASASPKVTAASPYVKSVPPSRWDLKFSGDRKGMSLSAFLERVEELRVARHVSKETLLESGIDLFSGKAYQFYLAYRDQVSNWDEFLILLREEYLSPNYDEKLFDEIRRRTQGSDESMGIFIAVMLGYFNRLTCPVSDDTKLKILLRNIAPYYQNQLALVEIDSIAHLRELGKKLEARKDAIENFVQPTRRGNVMEPDLAYIEVQSSSSVDTCQASTSSSKGRQQNPSTSKAQIVCYRCNKPGHRAVGCTEPGRKFCYRCKKEGVTMRTCPNCKPSEN, encoded by the coding sequence ATGTCGCGTAGATTACAAGTCAATCGATTAAGTCAAGACGAGCTCAACTATGAGCTTCTCATTCGTGGAATAGCTGTAGGTACAGTAGAACAGATGCGCCATGCCCTTGCTAGCGCGATACGATTGGAAGGCAGTGGCGATAGCGTGAAATACCCGGATTATCCTTTTACACCAGAGGAAGACATAAAGGCAGTCAGAGGTAAATTGGCTGAATTGGAGACTTTTGTGAACGCATTTGAAGGTACTAAAACAAGtaatgattttattaaatatatggtAAAGTTGAACCATGTCTTAAACCGCATAGATAATATTCCGGACATTGAGGAAGATCGACCTCAATTAGTTGCTTCCGCGTACGCTCTTATGGGTTCTCTTACGGAAAAAGCGGAACATATGCAGGCGAAATCCACAGTCCCTGTTCAACTTAGCTGTTTCAGCCCCGATCAGACACAAAACTTTGCTACTGAGATTACGCAAGCTTCTAGCCCGGTTGCAGCTTCGGCTTCTCCTAAGGTGACGGCTGCTTCTCCTTACGTTAAGTCCGTTCCACCTAGTCGTTGGGACTTGAAATTTTCTGGTGATCGTAAAGGTATGTCCCTTAGTGCTTTTTTAGAGCGTGTTGAAGAATTGCGTGTTGCGCGTCATGTATCAAAGGAAACTTTACTGGAATCGGGTATAGATCTATTTTCAGGGAAAGCATATCAGTTTTATTTGGCGTATCGTGATCAAGTCAGTAACTGGGACGAATTCTTGATATTGCTAAGGGAAGAGTATCTGTCACCAAACTACGATGAGAAACTCTTCGATGAGATCAGAAGGCGAACTCAAGGAAGTGATGAATCAATGGGAATCTTTATAGCAGTTATGTTGGGATATTTTAATCGACTGACGTGCCCCGTATCTGACGACACCAAACTAAAGATCCTGCTAAGAAACATAGCACCGTATTATCAAAATCAACTCGCTCTGGTAGAAATAGACTCGATAGCGCATCTACGTGAACTTGGGAAGAAATTGGAAGCCAGAAAGGATGCAATAGAGAATTTTGTTCAGCCCACTCGTCGTGGCAACGTCATGGAGCCAGATCTGGCCTATATCGAAGTTCAGTCGAGCAGCAGTGTGGACACTTGCCAGGCATCGACTTCTTCATCGAAGGGGAGGCAACAAAATCCGTCTACCTCGAAAGCTCAGATTGTTTGTTACCGTTGCAACAAGCCAGGTCATCGTGCTGTTGGATGTACCGAACCTGGTAGAAAGTTTTGTTACCGTTGTAAAAAAGAGGGTGTGACAATGAGAACCTGCCCTAATTGTAAGCCATCGGAAAACTAA